The window ACTTGTCGCGAAGGGTGAAAGTCAACTCAAACCTCAGATTCACCAGAAAGATCGAAACTCGAAATTCGGCGGTCAATGAACCGAGTTTCGTGGGCCGATTTTCGCTTTTCGCTTTTCGAGTTTCGGCCTTCTTCATTTCGCGCATAACCGATCCAAAATGGCCAGCGCGACTTCCTTGGCGCCTTCGCCTGTCTCCCCGAACGGCCCCACGCACGACGGGCATCCATCCTTGCAGCCGCAGCCGGCGATCAATTCGCGTGTCTTCTTAAGCAACTCATCGTGCATGTCATAGAGCGGCTTGCTGAATCCAATGCCGCCCGGATAGTTGTCAAAAAGATGAAGGTTCGGCTCGAACCACTGCGGCTGGCCTTGGCCAACCACCATACTCTGGCCGGCCTCTCCCGGTGCT of the Candidatus Acidiferrales bacterium genome contains:
- a CDS encoding DUF1998 domain-containing protein; amino-acid sequence: APGEAGQSMVVGQGQPQWFEPNLHLFDNYPGGIGFSKPLYDMHDELLKKTRELIAGCGCKDGCPSCVGPFGETGEGAKEVALAILDRLCAK